A portion of the Colius striatus isolate bColStr4 chromosome 1, bColStr4.1.hap1, whole genome shotgun sequence genome contains these proteins:
- the NR0B1 gene encoding nuclear receptor subfamily 0 group B member 1 has translation MACAERCRCCAASRRRSSILYSILRSEERAASPAGQGPRRGQASRGCPCGSRRRVALRSPQVVCKAASAVLVKTLRFVQNVPCFQELPLEEQLLLVRSCWAPLLVLGLAQDRVHLETVESAEPSMLQRILTTRRLGDQPTPRPPASAPAPGRPQHGLGGGPHLPSAGEIQAIKGFLAKCWSLDISTKEYAYLKGTVLFNPDLPGLQCTQYIEGLQREAQQALNEHVRLIHRGDQARFAKLNVVLSLLRSINANVIAELFFRPIIGAVNMDDMLLEMLCAKL, from the exons ATGGCGTGCGCCGAGCGCTGCCGCTGCTGCGCGGCGAGCAGGCGGCGCAGTAGCATCCTTTACAGCATCCTCAGGAGTGAGGAGCGGGCGGCGTCGCCGGCGGGGCAGGGGCCGAGGCGGGGACAGGCGTCCCGCGGCTGCCCGTGCGGGTCGCGGCGGCGGGTGGCCCTGCGGAGCCCGCAGGTAGTGTGCAAGGCGGCCTCGGCCGTCCTGGTGAAGACGCTGCGCTTCGTTCAGAACGTCCCCTGCTTCCAGGAGCTGCCCCTggaggagcagctcctgctggtGCGCAGCTGCTGGGCACCGCTGCTGGTGCTGGGTCTGGCGCAGGACCGGGTGCACTTGGAGACAGTGGAGAGTGCGGAACCCAGCATGCTGCAGAGGATTCTCACCACCCGCCGGCTGGGCGACCAGCCCACGCCGCGACCTCCGGCATCGGCACCGGCGCCGGGCCGCCCGCAACACGGCCTCGGCGGCGGCCCGCACCTGCCCTCAGCCGGCGAGATTCAGGCCATTAAGGGCTTCCTGGCCAAGTGCTGGAGCCTTGATATCAGCACCAAAGAGTACGCTTACCTCAAGGGGACAGTGCTCTTCAACCCAG acctACCTGGATTGCAGTGTACACAGTATATTGAAGGACTGCAGAGGGAAGCCCAACAAGCTCTTAATGAACATGTCAGACTCATTCACAGAGGTGATCAAGCCAGATTTGCCAAGCTGAATGTTGTTCTGTCCTTGTTAAGATCTATTAATGCTAATGTGATTGCCGAACTGTTCTTTAGGCCCATCATTGGAGCAGTGAACATGGATGACATGCTTTTGGAAATGCTTTGTGCAAAACTATAA